CAGGCGCGGTTCGGATCCTCCATGAGCGGCCGCAGCTGGAACGACCAGGGCAGCCGCGGCCTGGCGCCTTCGCTGGCGAGGCGCCGGACATGCTCGTTCTCGTCCTCCGCCCAGGCCGTCATCACGGCCAGGGTGCGGTCGAGATCGCGGATGAGGAAATGCCGGATCGCAAATTCCGCCGAGCCGAAGCGGGTGAAAAAGGCGAGCGCCGCCATCGATGCGTCGAAGCGGTCCTGCCCGTAGAGCGCGACATACTCGGCGAGGGCGATGGCCGCGAAACCATGCTCGATGCGCGGCGCCAGCGCCCGCAGGGTGTCCAAATTGGCCTCGAAGGAACCCGGCAGCGTCGCATGAAAGGTTTCGGCGACGTGCCTCAATCGCTGCATGATGCTGAGATCGTCGAGCCCGTCGCAGGCGAGCGCGAGAAAGCGCCCGGCATCGAAGCCGCGCGCGATCGCCTGCGTCTCGGCGGCAAAATGCTCCAGCCGGGCGCGGTTGAAGATTTCTTTCAGCGCGGGCGCGCCGGCCGATGCGTCGGACATGCTGGTCCTCGGAAGACGGGAGCTGCGCATAAGACGCGATTCCGCACGCGCCGTCGCCGGCCATGCGTCGAAGCCGCCGCGCTGCCGACCTGTCTCTCGGCCACGGTGACGCCGGGCGGTGCGCGGTTCATCATGCCGCAAGCCTGCCGTTCCGACCGCCGGCTTCGACATCGAACATGCCAGGGGAGATCACCTTGACCCGATTGCCGGGACGGCTGCAGCACCATCCCTTCGCCGACATGATCAGGCTGCGCATCGATGCCCAGGGCGGGGGGCGCAGCACCTGCTCGATCGAGATCGTCCCCGAGATCCACCACAATCCGCACGACGTGACCCACGGCGCGGTGCTCTACGCGCTGGCCGATACCGGCATGGGCGTGGCGCTCTACCCGACCCTCGAAGCCGGCGAGAGCTGCGCCACCATCGAGATCAAGATGACCTATTTCCGTCCGGCCCGGGCCGGCCTGGTGCGCTGCGAGACCGAGCTTTTGAATCGCGGCCGCAACATCGCCAATCTCGATTCGCGCCTCTACCTGGACGACAAGCTGATCGCCCAGGCCAACGGCAACTACGCCATCCTGAGGCCGCGGCCGCAGGATCCGAAGACGAGCGCGGCGGAAGATCTGCTGTAGGGGCCCAAAGACACGGCGATTGACTTATCCGCGAAATGGAGCCGAAATAGCTTCAAAATTGCATGCCGGCGACAGAGAACGCTTCTCTCATCGCGAAAATCGGCACGAAATCCAGCCAAACTGGTGACGGGCATGATGGCATCCCAGGGACCGCATCACGCCGATCTCGTCTATGCGACGCTGAGCGACAGGGCCGCGGCGGCCCAGTCGGCGGTGGCTGCCTCCTGGTCCCGGTCCCTGCGCAAGCACGGCCTCGACCCCAATCACGACCGGCCGCCACGGCGCCTCAGCGGCGCGGAATTTGCGTTCGCTTTCGAACGGCTCGAGCATCTCGTCCGTCTCGCGCAGCCGGCGATCGACCGGCTGTTCCAGGCGGTCGGAGAGGCCGGCTGCTGCGTGCTCCTGACCGACGGCGCGGGCGTGCCGCTCGACCGGCGTGGCGTCGCCGGCGATGATGTCGACTTCCTCGGCTACGGACTTTGGACCGGCATGGTCTGGAGCGAGGCCAGCGAAGGCACCAACGGCGTCGGCACATGCCTTGCCGAGGGCCGGCCGCTGACCATCCATCGCGACCAGCATTTCCTCACCCGCAATATCGGATTGAGCTGCACCGTCGCACCGATCTTCGATGCCGACGGCCGGCTTGCCGGCGCCCTCGACGTGTCGACCTGTCGTTCGGACCTGACGCCTGCCATGCTGAAGCTGATCGCGGCGGCGACGGGCGACGCGGCGCACCGGATCGAGGCGCGCCATTTCCGCGAGACCTACCGCCACGCCCGCGTCGTGGTCGGCCCGGACAATGGTCGCGGCGCCAACGGGCTTCTCGCCGTCGACCGCGAGGACCTGGTGATCGGCGCGAACCGGGCCGCGCGCATGGCCTACGGCCTGACGGAAGCGCGCCTCGCCCGGCCCTTCCCGGCCGACGATCTCCTCGCCGAAAGGGCTGCCGAGGACCACCAGGCCTTCGCCGCCGCCGAGCGCGGCGCCGTGCAGCGCGCTCTGGCCCGTGCCGGCGGCAATGTCTCGGCCGCCGCCCGCCGCGCCACGTTGCACCGCAAGCTCGCCCGCCTCGGGCGCGAAGGCGGCCGCTAGCCGTCCCGCGCCCGCCGCGGGGCAGAGCCGCCACCGGCGAATGTGTCGCAATCCTGCGACACATCGCCCGCCCTGCCTGCGGCCGCCCGGCTGACGGCGCCCGCGGCCACGGCCGATCCTCCAGCCATTGCCGAAGGCCTTGCGCCCCGGCACACGTCTGGAGGAAACCATGAACAAGCCCGAACTCACCCGCACGGCGTCGACCCCGTTCAAGCCCCGCTACGGCAATTTCATCGGCGGTCGCTGGGTCGAACCGGTCGCCGGCCGCTATTTCGAGAACACCTCGCCGGTCACCGGACGCCTCATCTGCGAGGTGGCCCGTTCCGACGCCCAGGACATCGAAAAGGCCCTCGATGCGGCCCATGCCGCCAAGGACGCCTGGGGGCGCACCAGCGTCGCCGACCGCGCGCTGCTGCTCCATCGCATCGCCGACGTCATGGCGGACAATCTGGAGCTGCTGGCGGAAGCCGAGACGCTCGACAACGGCAAGCCGATCCGCGAGGCCATGGCCGCCGACCTGCCGCTCGCCATCGACCATTTCCGCTATTTCGCCGGCGCCATCCGGGCCCAGGAAGGCGGCATTTCCGAGATCGACCACGACACGGTCGCCTATCATTTCCACGAGCCGCTCGGCGTCGTCGGCCAGATCATTCCCTGGAACTTCCCACTGCTGATGGCGGCCTGGAAGCTCGCGCCGGCGCTCGCCGCGGGCAATTGCGTGGTGATCAAGCCGGCCGAGCAGACGCCGGCCTCGATCATGGTCCTGGCCGAGCTGATCGGCGACCTCCTGCC
This portion of the bacterium YEK0313 genome encodes:
- a CDS encoding Thioesterase superfamily protein; this encodes MTRLPGRLQHHPFADMIRLRIDAQGGGRSTCSIEIVPEIHHNPHDVTHGAVLYALADTGMGVALYPTLEAGESCATIEIKMTYFRPARAGLVRCETELLNRGRNIANLDSRLYLDDKLIAQANGNYAILRPRPQDPKTSAAEDLL
- the acoR_3 gene encoding Acetoin catabolism regulatory protein → MMASQGPHHADLVYATLSDRAAAAQSAVAASWSRSLRKHGLDPNHDRPPRRLSGAEFAFAFERLEHLVRLAQPAIDRLFQAVGEAGCCVLLTDGAGVPLDRRGVAGDDVDFLGYGLWTGMVWSEASEGTNGVGTCLAEGRPLTIHRDQHFLTRNIGLSCTVAPIFDADGRLAGALDVSTCRSDLTPAMLKLIAAATGDAAHRIEARHFRETYRHARVVVGPDNGRGANGLLAVDREDLVIGANRAARMAYGLTEARLARPFPADDLLAERAAEDHQAFAAAERGAVQRALARAGGNVSAAARRATLHRKLARLGREGGR